A stretch of Natronococcus sp. CG52 DNA encodes these proteins:
- a CDS encoding DUF7287 family protein codes for MRRRNRSSDRSRKRTCEQRPRTISVSLPDRGQTTQDFAVGIGVFLLSIAFVFSYIPSLTTPFDSPVGGAETAQADRIADRLVYELSAGDQNEIDGGEFVDPYMADEDELIDLGLRANGDAVFDHVSVRLETLDGEVLEEEDEGSLVTGTATYDDQSAASSARIVTFADSDEFELVTEFQDEPAYRLVVRVW; via the coding sequence ATGAGACGCAGAAACCGATCCTCCGATCGAAGCCGGAAACGAACATGCGAACAGCGGCCAAGAACGATTTCGGTCTCGCTGCCGGACCGCGGCCAGACGACCCAGGATTTCGCCGTCGGCATCGGCGTCTTCCTGCTGTCGATCGCGTTCGTCTTCTCGTACATTCCGTCGCTGACGACGCCGTTCGACTCTCCGGTAGGCGGCGCGGAGACGGCGCAAGCGGACCGCATCGCGGACCGACTCGTCTACGAACTCTCCGCGGGAGATCAGAACGAGATCGACGGCGGGGAATTCGTCGATCCGTACATGGCTGACGAGGACGAGCTGATCGACCTCGGATTACGGGCGAACGGAGACGCCGTCTTCGACCACGTGAGTGTGCGCCTCGAGACGCTCGACGGAGAGGTTCTCGAGGAGGAGGACGAGGGATCGCTCGTCACAGGGACCGCGACGTACGACGACCAGTCCGCGGCGAGTTCGGCTCGAATCGTTACGTTCGCCGATAGCGACGAGTTCGAACTCGTTACCGAGTTCCAAGACGAGCCCGCCTATCGGCTCGTCGTGAGGGTCTGGTGA
- a CDS encoding Hpt domain-containing protein, translated as MTDYVTDFVQESEEQITELNNALLALEQSPDDGEAMEQIFRIAHTLKGNCGAMGLEPASDLAHAIEDLLDAVRSGELDVDAETMDAIFDAVDELETMIGEVADSGEIDTNPSETIESLRTQLETERRTTIDSLSPAELDAVLARFEPPADPDHDAYLARLAITPHEEINYGELVVEALIDAFDLLGTEPPRSAIEADDYGDSFDAVFGTPVGEAAIASGLEPVEEVDEFEIVSVTDRLTAVEEVEDDLSTDEAKDLEVDDLLAEFDEFDNLDERVEEFEDDELDPFENMGDAGSFDDLLGDEVDDLGPESEPTAGSDTASTAAADDSSAVDPDDEPDADEPVDDAGAVFDELKDEVEMVGFDELQDELAELEFDEFDDDEEVSMSELLGDDVDDDPFLAGDLEDDVGLEADEEPLEADELDPSGDELGLEADGSDLEDDAPALEQRGDQQDVQSDDELGDDHSPEPDEAPSPEANETRASAPDDEPAVDDEDAIEEADAEAETVSVDADSDATADVETAADADTEPSGANVASSAESGPAADAGDDHDEQPEIGDDKSGTELEDDGGHLEERSDRTGGEEDEVPEDVDAEDAIESASTAGERPPESDADEADVDDTDPVAADRTSADGSETESATAAVPDDSGSEASATDENESSVASSPAEPEMDDVTAIANAEDALETDGVTDTADDSTVDQSTNVAGEKEDVETIDDTETVTDVDGFDASDDTDGFDESDDTDGFSGSDEADTLETAGFGEDELNESDPFDVGTEDADEFETTFGSESLEASGAEAFETEFAAFDGESESEEPDSIESEDDAADDFEETFGDPFADDAGFETDFDDSFADEVGTDDTTFASESDASADGFDTDATGDDGTKGPIVDEPDLEIPDVTVPERSDRTRGDDEGDEDTQSVRVDVEQIDSLLTLVEGLVTSRVRLRHAIDEGDDLRAIAAELDDLEDLTTELQETVTNVRLVPLNTVTNRLPRVVRDIAREQDKEVVFEMTGEDVELDRSILDRIGDPLIHLVRNAVDHGIEPPEQRENADKPREGSVTVTAERARDRVTITVADDGSGLDPDRLRSEAVEADLLTDSEAADLSDDAAYDLVFHPGLSTADEVTDVSGRGVGMDVVERTIEDLDGTVTVDSDPDEGTTVTMTLPVSIAIDDVLFLESGGEEFGIPTKAVADIQAAEAVETADDDCPFVSLDEALETPEARTDGDGMIVRIRDDIRSIALGCDHVHGQQEVVVTPFEGFMSDVPGVSGATVRGRGEVVTILDVTTL; from the coding sequence ATGACTGATTATGTGACAGACTTCGTTCAGGAGAGCGAAGAGCAAATCACGGAGTTGAACAACGCGCTGCTGGCACTCGAGCAGTCGCCGGACGACGGCGAGGCGATGGAACAGATCTTCCGGATCGCACACACCCTCAAGGGGAACTGCGGTGCGATGGGTCTCGAACCGGCGAGCGACCTCGCACACGCGATCGAAGACCTGCTCGACGCCGTTCGCTCCGGCGAACTCGACGTCGACGCCGAGACGATGGACGCCATTTTCGACGCCGTCGACGAACTCGAGACGATGATCGGCGAGGTTGCCGACAGCGGCGAAATCGACACCAATCCTTCGGAAACGATCGAGTCACTGCGGACCCAACTCGAGACGGAGAGAAGGACGACGATCGACTCGCTTTCGCCGGCCGAACTCGACGCCGTGCTCGCGCGGTTCGAGCCGCCGGCCGACCCCGACCACGACGCCTACCTCGCCCGACTCGCGATCACGCCTCACGAGGAGATCAACTACGGCGAACTGGTCGTCGAGGCGCTGATCGACGCCTTCGATCTGCTCGGAACCGAGCCCCCGCGAAGCGCGATCGAGGCCGACGACTACGGTGATTCCTTCGATGCCGTCTTCGGCACCCCAGTCGGCGAAGCTGCGATCGCGTCGGGGCTCGAACCGGTCGAGGAGGTCGACGAGTTCGAGATCGTCTCGGTAACCGATCGTCTCACTGCCGTCGAGGAGGTCGAAGACGACCTTTCCACGGACGAGGCCAAGGATCTCGAGGTCGACGACCTGCTCGCGGAGTTCGACGAGTTCGATAACCTGGACGAGCGAGTCGAGGAGTTCGAAGACGACGAACTCGACCCGTTCGAGAATATGGGCGACGCCGGCTCGTTCGACGATCTGCTCGGGGACGAAGTCGACGACCTCGGGCCGGAAAGCGAGCCGACAGCTGGCTCCGACACGGCGTCGACGGCAGCAGCGGACGATTCCTCGGCGGTGGACCCTGACGACGAACCGGATGCAGACGAACCCGTCGACGACGCCGGTGCGGTTTTCGACGAACTGAAAGACGAAGTCGAGATGGTCGGCTTCGACGAACTCCAGGACGAACTCGCCGAACTCGAGTTCGACGAGTTCGACGACGACGAGGAGGTCAGCATGTCGGAACTCCTCGGCGACGACGTCGACGACGATCCCTTCCTCGCCGGCGACCTCGAGGATGACGTTGGCCTCGAGGCGGACGAGGAACCTCTTGAGGCGGACGAGTTAGACCCTTCGGGAGACGAATTAGGCCTCGAGGCGGACGGTTCGGATCTCGAGGACGATGCGCCAGCTCTCGAGCAGCGTGGCGATCAGCAGGACGTCCAGTCTGACGACGAACTCGGCGACGATCACTCTCCGGAACCGGACGAAGCGCCGTCTCCGGAAGCGAACGAGACACGGGCTTCAGCGCCGGACGACGAACCCGCTGTCGACGACGAGGACGCTATCGAAGAGGCGGACGCCGAAGCTGAAACGGTGTCCGTTGACGCGGATTCGGACGCCACGGCCGACGTCGAAACGGCCGCCGACGCCGATACCGAGCCGTCGGGAGCAAACGTAGCGTCTTCGGCAGAATCGGGGCCAGCGGCGGACGCTGGCGACGATCACGACGAGCAACCGGAGATCGGCGACGACAAGTCCGGTACGGAACTCGAGGACGACGGCGGACACCTCGAGGAACGGAGCGACCGAACCGGGGGCGAGGAGGACGAAGTGCCCGAGGACGTGGACGCTGAAGATGCGATCGAATCGGCGTCGACAGCCGGCGAACGACCGCCCGAATCCGATGCTGACGAAGCCGATGTGGACGATACCGACCCGGTCGCAGCGGATCGAACGTCCGCGGACGGTTCCGAGACGGAGTCGGCCACGGCCGCCGTGCCGGACGACTCCGGATCCGAGGCCTCCGCGACGGACGAGAACGAGTCGAGTGTCGCGTCGTCACCGGCCGAGCCGGAGATGGACGACGTGACGGCAATCGCGAACGCCGAGGACGCGCTCGAGACGGACGGCGTGACCGACACCGCTGACGACTCGACTGTCGACCAGTCGACGAACGTTGCCGGTGAGAAAGAGGACGTCGAAACGATCGACGATACCGAGACGGTCACCGACGTGGACGGATTCGATGCGAGCGACGACACGGACGGATTCGACGAAAGCGATGACACGGACGGATTCAGCGGGAGCGACGAGGCTGACACGCTCGAGACGGCGGGGTTCGGCGAGGACGAACTGAACGAATCCGACCCGTTCGACGTCGGGACCGAGGATGCAGACGAGTTCGAAACGACGTTCGGCTCGGAATCGCTCGAGGCGAGCGGTGCGGAGGCGTTCGAGACGGAGTTCGCGGCGTTCGACGGCGAGTCCGAGAGCGAGGAGCCGGACTCGATCGAGTCCGAGGACGACGCAGCCGACGACTTCGAAGAAACGTTCGGTGATCCGTTCGCCGACGACGCGGGATTCGAGACCGACTTCGACGACTCGTTCGCGGACGAGGTCGGGACGGACGACACCACGTTCGCCTCGGAGTCGGATGCATCCGCGGACGGTTTCGATACGGACGCGACCGGTGACGACGGGACGAAAGGACCGATCGTCGACGAACCCGATCTCGAGATTCCGGACGTTACCGTCCCGGAGCGGTCGGATCGGACGCGCGGAGACGATGAAGGTGACGAGGATACCCAGTCGGTTCGCGTCGACGTCGAGCAGATCGACTCGCTGCTCACTCTGGTCGAGGGGCTCGTCACGAGCCGCGTTCGGCTTCGACACGCGATCGACGAGGGGGACGACCTGCGAGCGATTGCGGCGGAACTCGACGACCTGGAGGACCTGACGACGGAACTCCAGGAGACGGTGACGAACGTTCGGCTCGTTCCGCTGAACACGGTTACGAACCGGCTCCCGCGAGTCGTTCGCGACATCGCTCGCGAGCAGGACAAGGAAGTTGTCTTCGAGATGACCGGCGAGGACGTCGAACTCGACCGGAGTATTCTCGATCGGATCGGCGATCCGCTGATTCACCTGGTTCGAAACGCCGTCGACCACGGGATCGAACCGCCCGAACAGCGAGAGAACGCGGACAAACCGCGGGAGGGGTCCGTGACGGTTACCGCCGAGCGGGCCCGTGATCGCGTGACGATTACGGTCGCGGACGACGGGAGCGGTCTCGATCCCGACCGACTTCGGTCCGAGGCCGTCGAGGCGGACCTCCTCACCGACTCCGAGGCGGCCGACCTCTCGGACGACGCGGCCTACGATCTCGTCTTCCACCCGGGACTGTCGACGGCCGACGAGGTGACCGACGTCAGCGGACGCGGCGTCGGGATGGACGTCGTCGAGCGGACGATCGAGGATCTCGACGGGACCGTCACGGTCGACAGCGACCCCGACGAGGGGACGACCGTCACGATGACGCTGCCGGTCTCGATCGCCATCGACGACGTGCTCTTCCTCGAGAGCGGCGGCGAGGAGTTCGGTATCCCGACCAAGGCCGTCGCGGACATCCAGGCCGCCGAAGCCGTCGAGACGGCCGACGACGACTGCCCGTTCGTCTCCCTCGACGAGGCACTCGAGACGCCGGAGGCGAGGACGGACGGCGACGGAATGATTGTCAGAATCCGCGACGATATTCGGTCGATCGCGCTGGGCTGTGATCACGTTCACGGCCAGCAGGAGGTCGTCGTTACGCCGTTCGAGGGCTTCATGAGCGACGTCCCCGGGGTCAGCGGTGCGACGGTCCGCGGGCGCGGCGAAGTGGTCACCATTCTGGACGTAACGACGCTATGA
- a CDS encoding chemotaxis protein CheC — MTLKVDIRKLSFINELAKVGTNGVADNMSKLTGEDAQMEVTKTNFIAVDDLEAQLDPGKRVGVRVRLLDPPHGHILVLFPEASAKKITAIMLQDVVDDMSGVSGKMARSAVEEMGNMMASGFIDGWADVLGRGIDTAAPQLVYASAGDIAVRTAGLGGDDLALFFDSDLTVPSYQIEAEIYAFPELEEFVEMVNDLEVTTA, encoded by the coding sequence ATGACGCTGAAGGTAGACATTCGGAAACTAAGTTTCATAAACGAACTGGCAAAAGTCGGGACGAACGGCGTCGCCGACAACATGAGTAAACTAACCGGCGAGGACGCGCAGATGGAGGTGACGAAGACGAACTTCATCGCCGTCGACGACCTCGAGGCGCAACTCGATCCCGGAAAGCGCGTCGGCGTTCGCGTTCGACTGCTCGACCCGCCACACGGACACATCCTCGTCCTGTTCCCGGAGGCGAGCGCGAAGAAGATCACGGCGATCATGCTCCAGGACGTCGTCGACGACATGTCCGGCGTCTCGGGGAAGATGGCCAGAAGCGCCGTCGAAGAGATGGGGAACATGATGGCGAGCGGCTTCATCGACGGCTGGGCCGACGTGCTCGGTCGTGGGATCGACACCGCCGCGCCGCAACTCGTCTACGCGTCCGCCGGGGACATCGCCGTTCGGACGGCGGGACTCGGCGGCGACGACCTCGCGCTGTTCTTCGACTCCGATCTGACGGTGCCGAGCTATCAGATCGAGGCCGAGATCTACGCGTTCCCGGAACTCGAGGAGTTCGTCGAGATGGTCAACGACCTCGAAGTCACCACAGCATGA
- a CDS encoding DUF7288 family protein has product MLESDTTSGTDRGQAYTLEGFIGAMVVLMAVLLALQSVVIMPTTSGTADRGVQNQLQQETKDALVVAAQDGDLSETIRNWDEDANDGEGGFHNASQPGPDGERTYDVGSFANQSTLGEILESRFADKGRSYNVELVANDGGEFNATRLVYQGSAPPDAFTASYTVTLYEDDILTAPSDNPSTLENSSTYPVSNEGDDPLYNVVEVRVVVW; this is encoded by the coding sequence ATGCTCGAGAGCGACACCACGTCAGGAACCGATCGCGGGCAGGCCTACACGCTCGAGGGGTTCATCGGTGCGATGGTCGTGCTGATGGCGGTCCTCCTCGCGCTCCAGTCCGTCGTCATCATGCCGACGACCAGCGGGACGGCGGATCGAGGGGTTCAGAATCAACTCCAGCAGGAGACGAAGGACGCCCTCGTCGTCGCCGCGCAGGACGGTGATCTCTCGGAGACGATTCGGAACTGGGACGAGGATGCGAATGACGGAGAGGGAGGGTTCCACAACGCGAGTCAGCCGGGGCCCGATGGAGAACGGACGTACGATGTCGGCTCCTTCGCGAACCAGTCGACGCTCGGCGAGATCCTCGAGTCGAGATTCGCCGATAAAGGTCGCAGCTACAACGTCGAACTCGTCGCCAACGACGGCGGGGAGTTCAACGCGACCAGACTGGTGTACCAGGGGTCGGCGCCGCCGGACGCCTTCACTGCGAGTTACACCGTGACGCTGTACGAGGACGATATTCTGACGGCCCCGAGTGATAATCCGTCGACATTGGAGAATAGCAGTACGTATCCAGTCTCGAATGAGGGTGACGATCCTCTCTACAACGTCGTCGAAGTACGGGTGGTCGTATGGTAA
- a CDS encoding chemotaxis protein CheC, translated as MKLDVNVLGTFYRMAREGAGLAAGRLTHMTGVETRVGVTKLNFMRGREIGREFADSAQKVGVRVKLTGAIEGYSVIVFDRENALRIVETLLDETDSEEFDEMARSATTEVGHIMNSGFIDGWADVLEAVIDVSTPEFVEGASAEPFFGDIDETPAEDDLALLFQSRIETVGTEIGFSHYLFPKRESMARLLEQLRTSEGIDYDKLDGFDRMAERGAEEVAETATTLTGIDTSVEIRRLNFVSLEAIPEQIAEEMLVGVAFEFDGLPSGYLLFLFDEDSAHEIADAMLPTAVDEDGFGEMRTSAITELGNIMASGFLDGWANVLDTTIDHSPPEFIHDIGAAAVDPVIIQLGENQDFAFVFDTVVMADGKEFDCEVYAIPDEDDLERALNDLDVDRIEDAPTTAEFQELENV; from the coding sequence ATGAAACTCGACGTCAACGTACTCGGGACGTTCTACCGGATGGCTCGAGAGGGAGCCGGACTGGCAGCGGGCCGGCTGACCCACATGACGGGCGTCGAGACGCGAGTCGGCGTGACGAAACTCAACTTCATGCGCGGCCGGGAGATCGGTCGGGAGTTCGCTGACTCGGCGCAGAAAGTCGGCGTTCGCGTCAAGCTCACCGGGGCCATCGAGGGCTACTCTGTCATCGTCTTCGACCGCGAGAACGCCCTTCGGATCGTCGAGACGCTGCTCGACGAGACCGATTCCGAGGAGTTCGACGAGATGGCCAGGAGCGCGACGACCGAGGTCGGCCACATCATGAACAGCGGCTTCATCGACGGCTGGGCCGACGTTCTCGAAGCCGTCATCGACGTCTCGACGCCGGAGTTCGTCGAAGGCGCCTCCGCCGAGCCGTTCTTCGGCGACATCGACGAAACGCCCGCGGAGGACGACCTCGCACTGCTCTTCCAGAGCCGGATCGAGACCGTTGGCACCGAGATCGGCTTCAGTCACTACCTCTTTCCGAAGCGGGAGTCGATGGCACGACTCCTCGAGCAGCTCCGGACGAGTGAGGGTATCGACTACGACAAACTCGACGGCTTCGACCGGATGGCCGAACGCGGTGCCGAGGAGGTCGCCGAGACGGCGACGACGCTGACCGGAATCGACACCAGCGTCGAGATTCGGCGGCTGAACTTCGTCTCGCTCGAGGCGATCCCCGAACAGATCGCAGAGGAGATGCTCGTCGGCGTCGCCTTCGAGTTCGACGGGTTGCCGAGTGGCTACCTGCTGTTCCTGTTCGACGAGGACTCTGCCCACGAGATCGCCGACGCGATGTTGCCGACGGCGGTCGACGAGGACGGGTTCGGCGAGATGCGCACGAGCGCGATCACGGAACTCGGAAACATCATGGCGAGCGGCTTCCTGGACGGGTGGGCGAACGTGCTGGATACGACGATCGATCACTCGCCGCCGGAGTTCATCCACGACATCGGCGCTGCGGCCGTCGACCCCGTCATCATCCAGCTCGGCGAGAACCAGGACTTCGCGTTCGTCTTCGACACCGTCGTGATGGCCGACGGGAAGGAGTTCGACTGCGAGGTGTACGCGATCCCCGACGAGGACGACCTGGAGCGCGCGCTGAACGACCTCGACGTCGATCGAATCGAGGACGCGCCGACGACGGCCGAGTTCCAGGAGCTCGAAAACGTATGA
- a CDS encoding DUF7266 family protein translates to MTRGDRFATDDRAVSISVTHVLTIGITTILVAMLLIAGSSVLEAQTDRSVDSSLETVGERLASEIDNVDRMENSGADDVRVTADHPRTVSNTGYTVELREDCDAPLLDGETDCVRLSASDVDVVVYVPLADGVDIDDGSLVSGGTIEIVYDDTENEITLEEAN, encoded by the coding sequence ATGACGAGGGGCGACCGATTCGCTACCGATGACCGTGCAGTCTCCATCTCCGTCACGCACGTCCTGACGATCGGGATTACGACGATCCTCGTCGCGATGTTGCTGATCGCCGGAAGTTCGGTACTCGAGGCGCAGACCGACCGCTCGGTCGACTCGTCGCTCGAGACCGTCGGTGAGCGACTCGCCAGTGAGATCGACAACGTCGATCGAATGGAGAACTCCGGCGCGGACGACGTGAGAGTCACCGCCGATCACCCGCGGACCGTTTCGAACACGGGATACACCGTAGAGTTGCGTGAGGACTGCGACGCGCCCTTGCTCGACGGCGAGACCGATTGCGTCCGGCTGTCGGCATCCGACGTCGACGTCGTCGTCTACGTCCCGCTCGCAGACGGTGTCGATATCGACGACGGGAGTTTGGTCTCGGGTGGAACGATCGAAATCGTCTACGACGATACCGAGAACGAAATCACACTAGAGGAGGCGAACTGA
- a CDS encoding DUF7289 family protein, whose product MRRNRTPGTGDEDRAVSEVLSFVLVFGIIMTSVAVLSMTGFQAMEGYQEGEQLRNGERAMDALADNFNDVLRYDAIDKRHGELSLREGTVTTGSGGTEINVFVDGDPIGTKSAFSTVENERVELGTFNYEYDSETIAYEGGGVVRASESGSVMLEDPLLTCRDDTAIVSLVQIDADSRSIQSSDGVGFTMRVEERNSATYGVSDDVSIEVEDTSYDRAWESVEDDWNNCDATQVQVTVVTVDIDY is encoded by the coding sequence ATGCGACGAAATCGAACACCAGGAACGGGCGACGAGGATCGCGCGGTCTCGGAGGTGCTCTCGTTCGTGCTCGTCTTCGGGATCATCATGACGTCGGTCGCAGTGCTGTCGATGACCGGTTTCCAGGCGATGGAGGGCTACCAGGAGGGCGAACAGCTTCGAAACGGCGAACGCGCGATGGACGCCCTCGCGGACAACTTCAACGACGTCCTCCGGTACGACGCGATCGATAAACGACACGGTGAACTGTCGCTCCGGGAGGGGACGGTAACGACCGGCAGCGGCGGGACCGAGATCAACGTTTTTGTCGATGGTGACCCCATCGGAACCAAGAGCGCCTTCTCGACCGTGGAAAACGAGAGGGTCGAGCTCGGTACGTTCAACTACGAGTACGACTCCGAGACGATCGCGTACGAAGGCGGCGGAGTCGTTCGAGCCAGCGAGTCAGGGAGCGTCATGCTCGAGGACCCGCTGCTGACCTGCCGCGATGACACCGCGATCGTCTCGCTCGTGCAAATCGACGCGGACAGCCGATCGATACAGAGCAGTGACGGCGTCGGATTCACGATGCGCGTCGAAGAGCGGAATAGCGCAACGTACGGCGTTTCGGACGACGTTTCGATCGAAGTCGAGGACACATCGTACGACCGAGCCTGGGAATCCGTCGAGGATGACTGGAACAATTGTGATGCTACCCAGGTACAGGTAACTGTCGTGACCGTCGACATCGACTACTGA
- a CDS encoding CheR family methyltransferase — translation MSADEAFVDILEFVECELEFATSHYNDSYLDRRISSRMRRTRTETYRDYFALLRRDSEEQVALLDAMSINVTGFFRNPDVWSGIRTVLRTLSKRNETVHVWSAACADGREPYSVSMLAHDDSEIDDSRVHVLGTDISEPALETARSGVYEESRTVDLGDQLSFLDEYAQYVDVDGRRYRVADDVRRNVRFERHDLINDDPKAGFDLVVCRNLFIYIDNDYKRPMLRTISRSLHADAYLVIGKAETIPPALKSAFSVQNARLRIYQQATSGNGQTGGRTANPSSQS, via the coding sequence GTGAGCGCAGACGAGGCGTTCGTCGACATTCTCGAGTTCGTCGAGTGCGAACTCGAGTTCGCGACGAGCCACTACAACGACAGCTACCTCGATCGGCGCATCTCCTCCCGGATGCGCCGAACCCGAACGGAGACGTATCGGGATTACTTCGCCCTCCTCCGTCGGGACTCCGAGGAACAGGTCGCGTTGCTGGACGCGATGAGCATCAACGTCACCGGCTTCTTTCGAAACCCCGACGTCTGGTCGGGAATCCGTACGGTGCTCCGGACGCTCTCGAAGCGAAACGAGACGGTCCACGTCTGGAGCGCCGCGTGTGCGGACGGTCGCGAACCGTACTCCGTGTCGATGCTCGCTCACGACGATTCCGAGATCGACGACTCTCGCGTCCACGTGCTGGGAACGGACATCAGCGAACCGGCCCTCGAGACGGCCAGATCCGGCGTCTACGAGGAATCCAGAACCGTCGATCTGGGTGACCAGCTCTCCTTTCTCGACGAGTACGCGCAGTACGTCGATGTCGACGGACGTCGGTACCGGGTCGCCGACGACGTTCGACGCAACGTCCGGTTCGAACGACACGATCTGATCAACGACGATCCCAAGGCCGGTTTCGACCTCGTCGTCTGTCGCAACCTGTTCATTTACATCGACAACGACTACAAGCGACCGATGCTCCGGACCATCTCCCGGTCGCTGCACGCCGACGCGTACCTCGTCATCGGTAAGGCGGAGACGATTCCGCCGGCGCTCAAGTCCGCGTTCTCCGTTCAGAACGCCCGGCTCCGAATTTACCAGCAGGCAACGAGCGGGAACGGTCAGACGGGCGGTCGCACCGCGAACCCGAGTTCGCAATCGTAG
- a CDS encoding chemotaxis protein CheD: MKTYGSEPGAPQSVQVGISELAVSDGNDTLRSYGLGSCLAIALYDPDSEIGGLAHTMLPDGDNADNSDVKPGKYADTAIRALLRRMVERGASYTTVEAKLAGGSDMFEFESFGDGVGDRNVAAARAELEKLGVPIVAEDVGGDYGRTVEFTPGSGTLLVKTASSEENGVTEL; encoded by the coding sequence ATGAAGACGTACGGAAGCGAACCCGGCGCACCGCAGTCGGTCCAGGTCGGCATCTCCGAACTGGCCGTCAGCGACGGCAACGACACCCTCCGATCCTACGGGCTGGGCTCGTGTCTCGCGATCGCCCTCTACGATCCCGACTCCGAGATCGGCGGCCTCGCTCACACGATGCTCCCCGACGGCGACAACGCCGACAACAGCGACGTCAAGCCGGGGAAGTACGCCGACACCGCGATCCGGGCGCTGCTTCGACGGATGGTCGAGCGGGGCGCCAGCTACACGACCGTCGAGGCGAAGCTCGCCGGCGGCAGCGACATGTTCGAGTTCGAGAGCTTCGGCGACGGCGTCGGCGATCGAAACGTCGCCGCCGCCCGGGCCGAACTCGAGAAACTCGGCGTGCCGATCGTCGCGGAAGACGTCGGCGGCGACTACGGCCGGACCGTCGAGTTCACGCCCGGCTCGGGAACGCTGCTCGTCAAGACGGCGAGCAGCGAGGAGAACGGAGTGACCGAACTGTGA